A window of Thermococcus aggregans contains these coding sequences:
- a CDS encoding RNA-guided endonuclease InsQ/TnpB family protein codes for MSMYLTQKNHLRVDKKTYKLLRILSHLSKDLYNLTLYVTRRHYELNGTFLPYAEAYHLVKDSEPYKLLPSQVAQQTMKIVERNYRSFFRLLKERKKGNYNRPIHPPKFLPKDGHFVLIFPYQSFKVKEDKIVLTLGRNFAKKYGVMYLEIPLPKNVKGHKIKEVRILPRHNALWFEVEYVYEVQPEKKDLDYSKYLAIDLGVDNFATCVDTTGTAFIVEGRWLKSFNRWWNKEKARLQNQYARQGVKFGKKMAWLLRKRKNVMNNFMNQAVNYIIKYCLKNKIGNIVIGELEEAKQRASLGKVNNQNFQYIPYGLFKQKLKAKCERYGINFIEVDEKYTSKADALALEPLVKKEKYWGKRIKRGLYQSSTGVLINADVNGALNILRKVAGDSPVREIAGSGRVTRPVRVRVVPVNSHEAPP; via the coding sequence ATGTCAATGTACCTCACCCAAAAGAACCATCTCCGAGTAGACAAGAAGACATACAAACTACTTCGAATACTCTCTCATCTCTCCAAAGACCTCTACAACCTCACCCTATATGTGACAAGACGACACTACGAGCTTAATGGAACTTTTCTACCATATGCCGAAGCCTATCACTTGGTTAAAGACAGTGAACCCTACAAACTCTTGCCAAGTCAAGTGGCACAGCAAACCATGAAAATTGTCGAAAGAAACTACCGCTCCTTCTTCAGACTGTTAAAAGAAAGGAAAAAAGGCAACTACAACAGGCCAATTCACCCGCCAAAGTTTTTACCAAAAGACGGTCACTTTGTTCTAATCTTCCCCTACCAGTCCTTCAAGGTAAAAGAGGACAAAATTGTTCTAACTCTTGGCCGAAACTTTGCCAAGAAGTACGGTGTAATGTACCTTGAAATCCCACTACCAAAGAACGTTAAAGGACACAAGATAAAGGAAGTCCGCATTTTGCCAAGACATAATGCCCTTTGGTTCGAGGTTGAGTACGTTTACGAAGTCCAGCCGGAAAAGAAGGATTTAGACTACTCAAAGTACTTGGCCATTGATTTGGGAGTTGATAATTTTGCCACTTGCGTCGACACCACCGGGACGGCCTTCATCGTTGAAGGCCGGTGGTTGAAGAGCTTCAACCGGTGGTGGAATAAAGAAAAGGCCAGACTCCAGAATCAATACGCTAGGCAAGGAGTAAAGTTTGGCAAAAAGATGGCTTGGCTTTTGAGGAAGAGGAAGAATGTAATGAATAATTTTATGAACCAAGCCGTCAACTACATAATAAAATACTGCTTGAAGAATAAAATCGGGAATATAGTAATTGGAGAGTTGGAGGAAGCAAAGCAAAGGGCTTCCTTGGGGAAAGTGAATAATCAGAACTTCCAGTATATCCCATACGGCCTCTTCAAGCAAAAGCTGAAGGCAAAGTGTGAGCGTTACGGGATTAACTTCATCGAAGTTGATGAAAAATACACGAGCAAGGCAGATGCTTTGGCTTTAGAACCGCTGGTGAAGAAGGAGAAGTATTGGGGTAAAAGAATCAAGAGGGGTCTCTATCAGTCTTCGACTGGAGTTTTGATTAATGCTGACGTGAATGGGGCTTTAAATATTTTGAGGAAGGTAGCCGGCGATTCTCCCGTTAGGGAGATAGCCGGTAGTGGCCGTGTGACCCGGCCAGTGAGAGTGAGGGTAGTCCCTGTGAACTCTCACGAAGCCCCGCCCTGA